The segment TAAGGATACGCCAATAGGACTTTGCGGTGCTTTCTGCTTTCAGTGCTTCAGAAACGACCTCATCCTTCTTTTCTTCAACTACAACCGCTTCACCACAGGTTGCAGACTCTTCCGGCCTGATAGTACGGGAAAGTTCGGAGAGCGGATGACCCTTACAGCTGATACTAAATGCTTTGTACCAGCCAAATGGAGCTCTCATGACATTGTACTTGCCAGAAAGTTCTTTTTCGATGCTCTTGAGAACAGAGACCGCCACCTTCGGAGAGGAAAGGTCGGAGCTCAAGTGTGCATAAGGATAGAGCATCACATTTTCAGCTTTTACCTGCCCTGCAACCTTCTCTATTTCAGCAACAGCACGTTCAACTACCTGCTGCTGATCAGCCTCATCGAAGCTCTCAACGGCCATGAATGCCGTAAGTGCTTCCTCAAGACGTCCCTGCTTGAAGGACTCCTCGATCTTTTCGGCTACAGGAGTGCTCTTTTTTACCTCATATTCAATGTAATCTGAATGGATAAGTAGTAACTGCATGATCTCACCGGTTGAATAATCCTGTGCTTTAATTAAGCCAATCCTTATTAACCTTTTTCAAGTAAGTATCCCGGAAACAAAAATGGCACACAAATAAAAAAGAGATTCACTTTTACTCTGCTTGCTCAACTTCAGCTTTCCCTACGTCTACCTGCTCAGCTTCAGCCTTATCCTGACACTCCACATAAACGCGGTAGGCTGCCACCAAGGACCCCAGAAGTATCGGGGCTGCAAAGAAACCGGCAATTCCCCCAACAAATGCACCGCCGAGGAATGTCAACATAATAAGGAACGGATGAATGTGCGATTTTATACCTGCAAGATATGGACGCAGGAACAACTCAGGTGGCACGTAGATGACAATAGAACATATAGTAAAGAATATCAGAGCACTCTCAAGTCCAAGACTGAAGTAGCGTATGATCGAAAGAACGACCAATACCATGTAACCGGCAAACATAGGTATCGCAGATGCAACGAAGATGAGGGTTGCCAGTGCAAGAACATGTGACAGACCAAATGCATAGAACACAATAACAGAAAGCGTACTTACTGAAAGTGCAGCATAGGCATTGCCAATGAACACGCCACTAAGGATCACATCCATGTGATGGACATATCTTTTGACAACATTCTGATCACCATCCGGAACGATCCTGAGCATTGAACGGTAGAGCGCATCGCCATCTGCAAGAAGGAAAAAGCACATGAAAATCGCGATCATAAGATTGATCATGAACATAGCGATCCCGCGTGCATAGGAAACGAATACAAGATTACCAAGAAGAGGCAGGATAGAGAGAGATGAATCCCATATCGTCTGCTGGATCTGTTCATAGTAGGCATTAGGTATGTTGAGATCGCGTATAAAATCGAACAGAGAACCAAGTACAACAGTTTGGTTCTCAGATATCCAGACGATCTGGTTAGCGATCTCGACAATACCCATGCCAAGTATCAGCGTAATTGGTGCCACAATGAACATCGTGGCAATGAAAGCACCTAAGTGACGTTTCCTCTTCAATGGCATATAGATAGGACGTGCTATATATGCAAAAACAAGTCCCAACATTATACCATCAGCAAGCGGCAGCAAGATGTAGACAAAAATGGAAAATAGCATAACTATAGCTATTATTACAAGGACCTTCCATCTGGAACCGATCTGCCGGGACAGTTCATTCGATATGTTTGCGACCATCAAAAACACGCATTTAATTTTAACGAATAATAATATTATTTTTCATATAATATAACTATAGCACACTATTAATACTTCACTCAAAGGAAGTTCTTCTCGCGGACCTACCATCCATTTTCAGTATGTCAGAGAGAAGCCTGTCCGAATATTTCAAGACAACACAGGCATCCGTACACCTTCCACAACGTATGCATTCATCACTTATGAACAGCTTTCCCTTTTCAGATCCAAGAGTAATAGCATTAACAGGACAGACCTTCAGGCATATGCCACATTCCGTGCACTTGTTTATCCGCATCAGTTGTTCTGCTGTCCTTTTGAGATACTCCCTTGCATCATCCTCAGTCCTTGCAGTAACCTTGAGACTGCCAGAAGAGAAGAACTTTATCGAATCACTGCCCGTCCTAACAAGCAACATGCCAAGATCTTCTGAGAGAACTGTAGTCCCCAGAATGTTCAGCACTGCAGCAGCCTCGCTTAAAAGCACCCCACTAACAGCTGCTTCAACGGTGTAACCGCCTTCCCTGCAAGGAGAAAAACCTGAAGTTAGAATGATAGCAAAATCCTCATCCTTCCGGACCTGTTCAGTCTCAATTCCAAGATCCTTAGCAAGATTTACCATCTTAGGTGGCAACTCCTTCCAGCGCCACAACCCATGCCTCACATATTCGTCTGAAAGCCCTCTGGAACGTGCCCACTTTAGAAGATAATCATTCCACCTGCCATATAGTGATGGATGGATCTCACGCAACCTTTCATACTCTGCAGACAATTCCGCAGGGCACAGGTAGCAGCCCACCCGCTCAAACCCTCTATCATAGAGAGGATTGTACTCCAGCCCACGCCAGTGTATGTAAAGCCATACCTCAATGGCACGCCAGTCCCTTATAGGGAAAATGTTCAACTGGTCGGGAACAAAGGGATTCTTTTCACTGGCAGCAATATTTGCCCTGGAAAATGACTCATGCTTTCGCTTTCCATCGATGGTCAGGCAAACACCACCACCTTCAGTGCAACGGTCGATTACACGTCCGGCAGGAGCAAGTTTACAGACCTTGCAGCACCAGCGGAAATCCTTTGCAGGAGGACCGAAGCTCTCAAGGTTATCCCAGAAAGCATTTTCTGCTTTTTCTTCGATAAGTTCAATACCCCGTTTTTCACAGTGGTCGTGCACAAAATCCACAGTCTCCGGAAACTCGATCCCGGTGTTCAGGAAGAAAGCACCCACATCCCTGCTCTTAAGAGCACTCAATGTTAGGTCCAGGACCACAAGACTGTCCTTTCCCCCACTGAAAGATACATGCACAGGCAATTTCCGGTAATCTTTCTGGTTTGCAATGCCCTTGATGGTGTTCATTGCATTCTTCCCTAATTGCCTCAGGTGATGGAGATTGGCCTTTATTGCATCATCCATTACAGATATCTTTGGACTTAGCACCATAGTGTTGGCCTGAATTTTTCTTACCCGAATA is part of the Methanococcoides orientis genome and harbors:
- a CDS encoding AI-2E family transporter, with amino-acid sequence MVANISNELSRQIGSRWKVLVIIAIVMLFSIFVYILLPLADGIMLGLVFAYIARPIYMPLKRKRHLGAFIATMFIVAPITLILGMGIVEIANQIVWISENQTVVLGSLFDFIRDLNIPNAYYEQIQQTIWDSSLSILPLLGNLVFVSYARGIAMFMINLMIAIFMCFFLLADGDALYRSMLRIVPDGDQNVVKRYVHHMDVILSGVFIGNAYAALSVSTLSVIVFYAFGLSHVLALATLIFVASAIPMFAGYMVLVVLSIIRYFSLGLESALIFFTICSIVIYVPPELFLRPYLAGIKSHIHPFLIMLTFLGGAFVGGIAGFFAAPILLGSLVAAYRVYVECQDKAEAEQVDVGKAEVEQAE
- a CDS encoding phosphoadenosine phosphosulfate reductase domain-containing protein translates to MHLKKADSQMHKSPSKKGNKSNKGYREKKKGFRKPAGQENPRIFWCKECNVPLLKPECGSCDGEILEVKLSGSGDIRFCSPYEREVLGDLLLSEYGCDPIGEHLVLLNKIPGDDKTDEVIVDGLKIGVLFYDMHVMAYRFELSATGAQLLHSVTDSRTVVLKKTRSHLNGKKVQAELLDHFSNNIKKGDPVIVVSGNLVGSGIALCNSKDMGQAEGSVIRVRKIQANTMVLSPKISVMDDAIKANLHHLRQLGKNAMNTIKGIANQKDYRKLPVHVSFSGGKDSLVVLDLTLSALKSRDVGAFFLNTGIEFPETVDFVHDHCEKRGIELIEEKAENAFWDNLESFGPPAKDFRWCCKVCKLAPAGRVIDRCTEGGGVCLTIDGKRKHESFSRANIAASEKNPFVPDQLNIFPIRDWRAIEVWLYIHWRGLEYNPLYDRGFERVGCYLCPAELSAEYERLREIHPSLYGRWNDYLLKWARSRGLSDEYVRHGLWRWKELPPKMVNLAKDLGIETEQVRKDEDFAIILTSGFSPCREGGYTVEAAVSGVLLSEAAAVLNILGTTVLSEDLGMLLVRTGSDSIKFFSSGSLKVTARTEDDAREYLKRTAEQLMRINKCTECGICLKVCPVNAITLGSEKGKLFISDECIRCGRCTDACVVLKYSDRLLSDILKMDGRSARRTSFE